A region of the Vicinamibacteria bacterium genome:
TCAGCAAGGTAGAATGCCTCCGGAGGGGAGGAGCTAGGAACTCGGCAATGCCACGCCGTACGCAAAAGCCGACGTCAGACGAACTCGTACGAGAGCTTCCCGCGTACACAATCGCAGACGCGGCTCACTACCTTGGAGTCCCGCCTACCACGTTGCGCTCTTGGGTCCATGGTAGAAGCTACGACACCAGCGACGGTATTCGTAGGTTCAAGCCGATCATTAAGGCGGCTGGGTCGGGTGTCGCGTCCCTTTCCTTCATAAACCTCGTAGAGGCCTACGTTCTCGACGCGATTCGCCGCCGCCACAAAGTGCGTCTCGACAAAGTGCGAGTTGCCGTTGCTTACCTCGAACGCGAGTTCGGGACGCAACACCCACTTGCGGCCGCGAAGATGATGACCGACGGATGCGAGTTGTTCATTCATTACCTTGATCGCCTTATCGTGGTTTCGCAGGATGGTCAACTCGCGATGAAGGAAATGCTAGATGCGTACTTGAAGCGCATTGAATGGAGCCCGGACGGGTTTGCGCGTAGATTCTATCCCTTCGTTCGCGGCGAGGCGCTCGACCAGCCAATGCTAGTAGTCGTCGACCCTACCGTATCTTTCGGTCGGCCCACACTTCGAGGAACGGGAATACCAACCTCCATCATCGCCGAAAGACACAAGGCCGGCGAGTCTATCGCCGAGCTCGCTGCGAATTATGCCCGCGAAACCGCGGAAATCGAGGAAGCGATCCGCTGCGAAATCAGGTCGAAAGCCGCCTGAAGATCCGCCATTCTTCATCGACCGTTGCTTGGGCAGGATAGAACCGGCAAGGACGCTCAAGGCTGCCGGTGTGAAACTAGAACTTCACGACGACCACCTCCCGACAGATGCACCGGATGACGCATGGCTCCGTCTAGTAGCTCAGCGCGGGTGGATTGCTCTCTCGAAAGACAAGAATCTACTGCGCAACCAGGCGGCGCAGGTTTTGATACGAACGATCGGTGCCCGGGTCTTTTTTCTAACTCGTCAGGA
Encoded here:
- a CDS encoding DUF433 domain-containing protein; translation: MPRRTQKPTSDELVRELPAYTIADAAHYLGVPPTTLRSWVHGRSYDTSDGIRRFKPIIKAAGSGVASLSFINLVEAYVLDAIRRRHKVRLDKVRVAVAYLEREFGTQHPLAAAKMMTDGCELFIHYLDRLIVVSQDGQLAMKEMLDAYLKRIEWSPDGFARRFYPFVRGEALDQPMLVVVDPTVSFGRPTLRGTGIPTSIIAERHKAGESIAELAANYARETAEIEEAIRCEIRSKAA